The DNA segment TACAACTTTAGAAGATCTGGTAATTCCTGTTGATTTTCAGACCTATGGATAGGGGAAATTCCTTCTTGCAGACAACGAAGATGAATCGTGCAGAATCATTATATTTGGAAAGGAAAGTAATGCACATTTACTTAAAGACGTTAAGAAACTCTATGTTGGCGGTACTTTCAAAATGACACCAGCACATTTTTGTCAAGTGTATGTTATTCTTGCTGAGATACACGGTGGCATTCATCCGTTTATCTTTGCGCTGCTTCCCAAGAATCTACAAattgttttgtatgattttagAAATTCAACCCGAGTTACAGCCGGGAACAATATACTGTGATTTTGAAACAGGGAATTTCAAAAGTCTTCAGTATCATTTCCCACCTGTTGAAATTAGGGGCTGCTTTTTCCATTTTGCTCAAAATGTATACAAAACCTTAACATCTTTTAGATTATCTCAGCAATACAATGCTGATGCCAATTTTGCTCTGCGTgccaaaaacaattataattgcCATACCATTTGTTCCGCCAGAGCGTATTACTGCAGCTTCAGCAGATCTAGCAGATGAGCTTCCAAATGAATTTCAAGAACTTCTGGATTGGTTAGAAGACAATTATGTTGGAAGAACGAACAGAAGGGGCAACGCCATACgtcttcccctttttttcattGAACATGTGGAATGTTTATCAACGTTGTCTAAATGACGAAGATAGGACAAACAATCATGCAGAAGCTGTTCGATGTAGGCTGCAAAACGAACTGGGGATGCAACATCCAACAATTTGGAAGTTTATCGATAGTTTGAAAAGGTGCAACAAGGACGAGATCTTTATTATGAAAAGGCCGCCCGTAAAGTTAAAAAAGTTCCGAGAAGAGGATGCACGGGTAAAATCAATAGTTATGCAGTTTGAGAACAGAAATATTGTAGAATAGCTAAGAGAAATTGCTCATAACTTTGCTTAGACTTATGctgttaaatattattttttgtgtatttcaatATGTAtggcattttaataaaatttagcttttacgtatttttttttttttgatcgagAAACCAAACTAGATATATTGTCAAATAGTAACCATCATAAAatgattctttatatttttaaactcaataaaaatatattttaatactttcaatATGACTGCGGCAAAGTGGCCCGGCCAGTTGTCCTTTCCTATAGACTCTGCAGCCAGTTAGGATGCGGCAAGTTTGCCGCGGCCACTTGTCCTAGACACCTCTCTCAAACTCCTTTTCATCTTTCCCTCAATGgatgttattatttgtttttatttatttacttattttgtttttgttccctATACTTTGCTTTGCCTCCGCCCTTTAAAGCTCCCCTCCTCTCTAGTATAGTATTTCCTCTGCTATCCAATGATaccttgcaactctctctctctctctctctctctctctctctctctctctcctttcaagtaATTCTCCACAAGTCCCCACCATTTCCCCTCTCATTATGTCGCAATCGTCTTCAATTTTACATATACTGTCATTACCATCAACCTCTCTATAGATGATTTGTAGATAAGTTAATCAATTTTTGCCATCACAAGTTTGTCGAGTCTTGCCTCAGTGTGGCCTAACGTGCTCCTCATTACAATCATTGTATTAAAATGGATATATTCCTGTTGCAATTATTCTTTTTCGAGTATTTTTCTAAAACTGACCTGCAATAAATGGTAATCATTATTTCTTGCAGACAATCATTACCGTTAGTTgactgaatattcattttttctattctttttagaAAAGCCCTTGTTTTTCAGGTTATCTTCGTTGCTTAAAAGATACCAGATCCAGTCTAGTTCTTTTCTGAAAGATATCTAATTGCCACTTGgagataaatttttattcaagCAAGAcatcaacagtaataaaataaacctTAAGACTCGCCGTATTGTCATTTGGAGTTCAAAGctgatttctttaaatttttaaaaattctatttagaatttcattttttatttcatctgttaGATTCATTTTGCAATTCATATACATTGTCACTACTCACATAAATTAGTCGCACTGACATAAGCAATTTCACTGACGATAATTTAATATAAGGCTGcgttaaaaaaaactgtagattaCCGTTTCATCACGAACCACCCATAATATGTAGACATTGTGCTAAAAGCAATATTGTTAAATGTTCTGAATCATATCACATGTAGATTGATAGATACCATTCATTTTGCCTTGTATGACAACAAGAAAGTTGTGCTCTAGTATTcggaatggaatgaaattattCAGAATGTCTATTCTAAAGCGGACTCTGTATATTTAACTCAAATAACTGCACTATAGCGCCGTTAGTCAACACATTCATACAGTCGAGTGAAGTTTTATAGCTTTAAGATTTATTGCCCTATCAGGAATTAGATCAAGTGATAGGTTTCAAAAATTAGTTACACAACAAATCaagcttttccttttattcgtttttatcagggacaatttcataaaacataagttagtataataacaattctaaaagGATCCTAGAAAACATTAACGGTAAAAAGGGTCATCTTAAGCGTAGCCGACCTGAGGAGCCGGTTGGTATCCTTTGGCAGTCTGTGGGTAGTAAGCTTCTCCCTGGTAGGACACTTCGGCCACATATCCAGAATCACCGTTGACGTAATAAGTCACCTTCTGCAGACGGCCGTCGGGAAGCTGCACGTAGTAGGTTCCCTTGGTGTCGTAGCCATCTCGAGCCTCCTGGTGGCCGAAGTCGTTTCCTGAGTAGTCGTCCTTCACGGCGTAGTTGAAGTTATACTGAGCAGGACCCTGGTTTTATCAAAGTTAAcagaataagataaatatatgttGGATTCAATCATTAAATCAATTATATGTATCTCACGAGGAATTACCAGCGAAAGGATCAAGAACAGTTTTACACCTTGAGAAAAACATTTCAGGATGAGTCCTTACCACAGGAGCAGGAGCGTGATAGGCTGGTGCAGGAGGCCCGTAGGATGGAGGTAAATCCGCAAAGGCACATGCAACTGCAACAGCTGCCACAATCAATCCCTGTGACAACAATCAGAGTATTAAATTTTCCCAATTCTCTTCGAAGTCTCGACAAACAGTTTTTGCTAGGAACGGTGTCACTGAATATCTTGGATGTAGATTgataaattaattacaaataatttaatttaattatcttatttgtttttctgtcatttttcttgcATAGTTTATTCCTtgattctgtatttcttttcctTACTGAGCTGCATCTCCTGGCAGAGACTTAGTGCTTGCATCGAGGCtaaaataatagaattaataataatgacaataataatcattatattaaCATTGAATGGGATAAATAAGGAGAAATACAAGGTTAGGATGTGAATGAGAAGAAAACCGTTGAACCCTCCAGGCTTTCCTTGATGTGATTAaatcagcaaataataataataatcaactgaTTAAATGAATTGTTTAAGGGACCGGATATAGGACCAAAGTTAAGTtccccaaaaacgaaaaaaagggcGGGGAGGAGAAACATCTAAAATAATTTATAGGTGAAGGGGTAGGTAGAAAGAACTCTAAAAATATACCAACAAAGGCAACTTCCAATGATAGGGAAGTAAATTAGGGAAATTAAAAGATACTTGAATGAAAATGAGACAAgggtaaaaaagtaataaaaacactgaaaaactacTGTATAATGCTGAAGGCGTTTAAAAACCATGTAAACTTCTTTCACTATCCATTGTGTTTCATTTGAAATCATAATCTGTAtttcaaattcaccataaaattgaaaaatcaaaagtcCTTGTATAATCACCTTTAGAGCCATGTTGTTACAAAGACAGCGAACCAGTCGAATGAATTAAGAAGAAAACTTCCaggtatatatatcattctgGTGTGCTCTGATTAGCCACGCCCACCCATCAACGCCTTTGAGGTATTAGCGTTTCAGTGAAAGCTCTCGGTGGTAGTGACGTAATTTTAGATGGACCGTCAATCCGAGCACACTGCATGATTTTAAGATCATTGTCAGCCTTCATTATAAttaatatcttaaattttatgAGCAAAAACTCACTTGTTTATCCTTAAACATCCAGGAATAATTTACatgcattttgggatatattaCCACACAGCAGTTTTCGTAGGGGTGTGTAATACTggtaaaaaatacagataaaatgaataactaaatactGTGAGAAGTAGTCACAGAAATTCCACAGAGACTAGTCATGGCACGAACTGGAAGTGATTCCTTCCAAAAAATGTATGTGGATCTTTCCCATCATAGAAGAATGCATTTAAAGATattagatgtatgtgtgtgtgtgtgtgtgtgtttgtttgtaaatgctTTATATGCTTATTGAAATTAAAGCAAGGAAATGTTTTGCACAAATAAGATAATGTTTAGTGATTCAGCTGAaattatgttttataataatatggGAGTTTATAGTCATGCCTGTATTATATACTCACTGAAATTTTAAGTGGCAACTGTTCGAGTAGAGAATTGTAAAaccttaaatacattttattcatcAAAATTACAGAAATGCAAAAGTCTTCGTAGAAATTACATTATCATAGTTCTTCAACTGAAATTACAACTGAAATGACCGATAGATTACAATTAGAGTTTTGAACTAAGCATTGAAATTATCCTTAACAATAGATTTTAATCACCAAAATCTCCTGCTCGTTTTAAACGCTGTGGAATGTACGGCATCAGTGCTGGCCAGGAAAGTTGCTGTGTAAAATTGGCAATTATaactaaattcaaataaaagcaaatttttctGTCTGAATAGCTTTGTTTTAGATAGTTTTGACCTATCTTTTGAAGTCACAGGTCATTATAAAGGTCagcatttaattcttttactGCTTCCATGAAACGCTGCAGGCGGCTGTCCTCGAGATTGCGAATATAGTACCCTGAGTTACCCATCTTCATAGCAATGGTCCTAACATACATCTCATCAATTACTTTGGTGATTCTTCCACACTATGCATGCAGTTGTCCATTCATAATATCCACTCTATTCCCAAGTTTGCCATGGCTCTTTATATCTCATGATTTCAATCTCCCCATAGGGTTGGCGACTTTCAATTTCATTAATgctttctccattttttctttcattatttttggtcCCTCCGATGGTATTGTGATAAACTCACTCCTTCCTCTCATCTTCTATATGCTCTGTTATGCTGTATAAACTCACCATCTCCCAAACATGTTGTCACTCTCCATTACCACAGACCTATTAATCAGTCTGCATTATAGAATTACCTGGGTTTCATTCCTTTTCTCCTAATAACTTTCAGTTTACTTCTTCTAAGATTTATTTCTTCGCACTCTTTGATGACCCGTATTTGTTTGATAAAAATCGTACTTCTTTTACTTCACTGTATGTTCTTATTTGCTTCTTTAGATCTCTTTACTTCATCTCTCCCTTAAAAACCCTCCTGCTAGCCATGAAGGTATTCCCTCTGCCACCTAATGAAGCCTGGCAGcaatctctttctccttcttccttcaagCAACTCTCCGTAGTCCCCACCATTTCCTATCCCATCAAATCACAATGGTCTTCAATTTCCCTAGCACCTGCATTACCCTCAGACGCTCTGAATATGAAATATGGACAAATTAGACATTTACTGCTATATGAAGATAATCGGATCTTGCCTTACTGTGATTAATTTCCGTCCGAGAAAATCTGTAATCAGTATTCGGCTTTACTGTGTTTAGAATCGTCAGCCTGGTTCCCATGattctgttgatatatatatatatatatatatatatatatatatatatatatatatatatatatatatatatatatatatatatatatatatatatatatttatatatatatatatatatatatatatatatatatatatatatatatatatatatatatatatatatatatatatatatatatatatatatatatatatacatatatgtgtgtgtgtgtgtgcgcgtgcacgtgtgtatatatatatgtgttttgtgtgagtgtgtgtgtgcattttggcTAGTTTTTATGAATTCACGTCTCCATTagtcaaatcataaaaaatttacattagtTATATGTTCCCTTTTTAGTTTCGATACTTTTCCTCATCACCATCCTGACTCcagaaaagagaaattattcttttttatgtatcttttttcgTATTTGATAGTGCTGCACACAATCTTTAcgtaattgaaaatatttatttcttgctaATCATCCTTGTCATCAGTTGACTGTATTGCATTTGTTCTATACCTTTTAGTTACACTCTCCACTTACCAGTACCTTCTTGAAAGATCTTTGATTACCACTCTTATAGGAATTTTTATCTAAACAGGGCTTGGACAGTACCCAAAAATTTTAAGACTTACTGAATTCTCCTTAGGAGTCCAAAGTTGATTTCTTTAGGTGGTTACGAGCGTCATTTAAAGacttaatttgttgtttttcatttttcagattcATTCTGCATTTCTTATACACTTTCCCTTACACGTttcatattgtaaaaataaatcacgGTAATACTGTAAAAGTGAGATAATCTTTTCATCACAGAGCAACGACTCCATAATACTGAGACTTTGTGCTAAAAGCAATATTGCTTAGTATTCATTTCACCTTCCACCTCACAACATGTGAAGTAGGAGATACAGTCAGCCTAGACCTTGTATCAGAACACGAAAATTTTCTTCAACTAAAGActtggaataaaatttttataaagtggTTCAAATCTGAACTCACATTAGCTCTTATAATTCAACTGCAATTCAATTCGCAAATATTTTCATCAGTCAAATGAAGATTTTAATGCTTTATCAACAGGAATGAAGACAAGTTCGTTAAATTAGTTACACCACAAATCTAGCTTTtccttttattcgtttttatcagagCCAATTCCATAGAACATAAgttaatataataacaaaaaactaaaaggatCTTCGATAACATTGACGGCAAAAAAAGGTCATCTTAATAGTAGCCGACCTGAGGAGCCGGTTGGTATCCTTTGGCAGGCTGTGGGTAGTAAGCTTCTCCCTGGTAGGACACCTCGGCCACGTATCCAGAGTCACCATTGACGTAGTAAGTGACCTTCTGCAGACGGCCGTCGGGAAGCTGCACGTAGTAGGTTCCCTTGGTGTCGTAGCCGTTTCTGTTTTCCTGATGGCCAAAGTCGTTCTTGGAGTAGTCGTCCTTCACGGCGTAGTTGAAGTTGTACTGAGCAGGACCCTgaggttattaaagaaaatacCACACTATTATTCTGGAAACATTGATACTATTGATACACACTGATATGTTCTCAAAAGGATGCGCGAGATAGAGAGgaaaaaacttcatttcttaGTTTGGTCATAATATTACAGCAAACGTAAATATTTACTGCTGGAACGTGGTAGGACGGAGCAGGATGGCCATAAGCTGGAACAGAATCTGCGAAAACGCTTGCAACTGCAACAGCTGCCAGAATTAAAACCTGTAacgaatatattatattaatgcaATTTATTTAACCTTTACGACTAAAAAAGATTTCTATAATTTGTTAGGAAAAGTTTATCTCATTTTACTTCGGAAAATCTTCAGACCACTCAAATAAATCTTAGCCTTTAGCCTCATTTCTATTTCCGTTTTAgccaaatatgtaaaatgtaatgataatgaagtTAAATTAGAAGATAGACAATGTATTAAGAATAGTTATTACTTGCTTACAAATCAAAAATAGTATCACACTATCGCTCGATAACTTAATGTCATTTTGCTTCGATAAATTTTgatcatttgttttccttttcttatcaCTGCACAATACCATTATTAAATTGCTAAATACAGTTGTATAATCACCTTCAAAGCCATGATGTTAGTGAAACGAGTAAACTGAATGAACTGGAAGGAAAGCCTCCAGATATATATAGTGCTGAGAATTGTTCTGATAGGCCCCGCCCTTTCAGCGATGCAGTGAAAGCTGTTTGTGGCTATGACGAAATTTCAGTATTGTCTTTCAATAAATGCTATACATTTATGGTTTCGTTATTTTAACATCGTTGttaacttttcattaataaataatgttctCTTTACTGTACCTGGCCAGTACTACATTATCTGCAAATATCCAAGCTACCAACATTCATGATAGTCTTTTaccccacaactttgcacctataCCAAGTGTCCTTTCCCTGACTTCTTGTATCACTTTGTCTATAAAGATTTAAAACAGGCACTGTTAAACCAATTCCATTAGCTTACGACGCGCCCCTTGAGCTTCTGGGGAGGGACAGGGGTCCCAAAACTCTTCTGTGGCAAATTAAATCTCTTCTGAAGATGACTGGACCAAAGCAATTAGTTTAATCAATAACCCCTTCCCATCTTTTTCTCTAAGTCAGTTGTCCATCTTTTACAAGATACTGTACCTTTGAAGATGTCCTCACTTTTGATCATCGTTCAGCTGACCTAGAAGAAATTTCCTCCTCTTCACGGGCTGCCTAATATTACCtattagagctgttaatcagctcagtggtctggtaaaactaaggtatacttagcaaCAATTCAACATATTTATTCCATTCAAATCCTGACTCTCGGTATAAGCACCTGTTTACAATTAGTTCCAAAATTTGCCTTTTATCTAAAACAACATTTCTTAGGTTACTCCAGTGGACGACCGTTATCATCAGTTCTTGGATTACTCCTGTTGATTACTATTATCAACAATTCTTGGATTACTCCAGTGGATGAGTATAACGTTCCACTCCTGCCAAACATTTTAATTCTATTGACCTATGACTTTACTTGGCATGAGTTCTGGttttcaaaaaattgtaaaactggAGTCGAGAACCTGGTATTTCTATGCATTATGTACACGTATTTAGGATGTTTGATATTTGGCCTTTTATCTTGAAGTATTCGAGTGGTATTTTACGTCAAGGATATTTGTCTAGCTCTTGCGATTTTGAAATCagttagtatacacacacacacacacacacacacacacacacacacacacacacacacacacacacatatatatatatatatatatatatatatatatatatatatatatatatatatatatatatataatgaatgaatgtatgtatgtatatgtatacatatatatacatatatatgtatatatacatttatatacatatatgtatgtatgcacatatataaatatatatacatagatatatatctatctataaatacatatgtgtgtgtgtgcgcgcgtgtgtgtttatgcgttGAAGCGCGCACTGTGCACAACACACATTGTAATAGTATTTGCATTCTTTGTAAAAAgagagtttttatatttctttagtctctgtattttcttctatttttttttttttttgtaaacgacGTTAAAGCgtgttaattaaaatgaaaaatctctgcCTGACTTATAACTGTGGTAATGAAAGCGATATAAGGTACATTCTTATGCAACCGAAATTCCTGTGGTCACCTTTTACAGCTAGTTTGTGGTTGGAGAAAATTTTCGGTTGCACTGATTATCTTTAAATTGTTTTCACGATGGGTTAATGGAaaccctttttattttctatattcagtGATACGATATTTTGTCTATTAGAATGTTTATTCTTATGgagatttgttttattattcattgtttgtCAAGTTATCCATGTAAGTTACAGctttcatttaacatatttttacttattttatatttttcattaactatCACGGATCTCTCCAGATTCGATTATATTTCCtacatttccttctcattcatgTTTTCAATTAAAGACAATTTAGAACTGGCCTTCGTCACGAAATGTTCAGTCATCTGTTAAATAAAGAACGCTTTCACGgaaggaaaatttctttaaaaaattatcattttcttcaCTCTGTCATAGACATatgattatattaatttcctgctTCCATTCCTGTTTAGCTTCATGAGTAACTTTGTCCAAATAtctcatattattttattttctccttcgaTAACTTAACCTGAAGAGGAAATTTTGAATAACAGTAAGTTTTTACGCCCAATTTCACGTCATTGCTCGATTTCCTTAGTAAGTGTTATTCTAAAAGCTTGACGATAcctaaagaagaaaataaatgtgacATTATAGAGATTCTTAACCCTCTACATGTACCGCAAAACAACCGGCGAGAGACAGGTCATACAAAATTTTTTCTAAAGAATCTGAAGTATTTATATGCAACAGTTTTGCCACTTAAATCACATAAAGTTTATCCTTGTGAGATCATCCTATAGGTTTTTCCATGGATTATTTGTCATAGGCATGCATGGTATTCATTTTACAAACTCAAGTGACATAAATATCTATTTCACCGAGCCTTCAGCTACGAAAGGTTATGCCAAGTGACTATTTACTgataaaaggtaaatattttttgagcATGGTAACTCATATtcacatttattgattttttttggcAGATGTCAATTAACAAATGACTAAGATTACAGATATCTTGTAATAGCATCCTTGGGTTCATTGTGACAATTATGAAagcatattttataatttataatattgtattttatctGCTGCTGAAAAGGACTGTTTCTTTAGCTCTTAATTTAGAGCTATGGCGCAGCtcacacaaaatattttagattcaAATCTGTGGTAacgtttaaatttattttatctcttgtCCAAGGGAACTCTCTCCGACTTCAAAAGTATTCTCTTCGGCCTCagtgaacaagtaaaaataaattgaaaatagagATGTTGCTAACCACTaggttgaaagagaaaaaattaataaatagctgGGCTGGGTTCTGCTTTCCCAAGTAATTCTAGAGTTACTCTAACCAGTTGTCAGTTCTTTTTGAAAGTAAAAGTACAATGTATCTGAAGCTGACAGAATTCCTAAAGAATTTCCAATAAAATCAAATGCTATTCAACATTTgctaaaataaagacaatttataTGTCATGGAACTTTAGCGATAATGTTCTTTCAAATAACCGCTAGTGTCAAAGATTTCATTtctgtgcatataatatatatatatatatatatatatatatatatatatatatatatatatatatatatatatatatatatatatatatatatatatgtgtgtgtgtgtgtgtgtgtgtgtgtacacacacacacacacacacacacacacacatatatatatatatatatatatatatatatatatatatatatatatatatatatatatatatatatatatatatatatatatatatttgtactagAGTTGAAGAGGAAAAGTAGTTGAACTGGCGAAAGTTCCATTGCTAAAAAGACAatacttatttacataaatagCCCTATTGCTGTGGGCATGTTGGCCAAAACGCTACCTTTTCTTAACGTGTAAACGAAACAGTATAACTATAAAGGTTACATGATTGCAAAGTCGGGTAATGAAGTCAAGTAACCGAGAGCAGTCTTTAAAACCACACCTTTGTGTCAGTATGTCAGCATATTGATTCACGTACAGCCAGTCTGGTATGCGCTGACGGTGCGTCCCTTCCGCCCGAAGACCATTTCGGCGACCAATTACGGTCGCTAGACCACTCCGTGGTGGGATTCACCTTCGCGTTTTCCTAAATATCACGAGATTACGAAATGGCTCTCTGCAAAAGGTGAAGAGGCCGGGTTTACCTGTAGGCTGACTTTGGCGTTTTCGCCGGTCTGTGATTTTCTGTCATGATCGCCTCGTGGGGATGAAGCTAAGGTCAGAAAGAATTGCGTGATTTATGGAGTTGGTGATTGCTTAACTGTAACAGatttttcttatgaaagaaactgaatgataataatatttgtatCACTCATATTCTCCAGGCATGTATATCTTTTCAGTATcaagataacaaaaatattgcCTTTTATTCGATATTAAGATAACCAAGATATAGcttttttttagatattgagATAACAAaggcattgctttttttttcgaCATTAAGATAACAAAAACATGGCATTTGTCTGTCaaataatataatagaaataattacaTCAATCTGCCTGAATGTCCACTGACAATCAGTAAGCTTTACTATGCCAGAGAATTAA comes from the Macrobrachium rosenbergii isolate ZJJX-2024 chromosome 3, ASM4041242v1, whole genome shotgun sequence genome and includes:
- the LOC136855744 gene encoding pro-resilin-like; this encodes MALKGLIVAAVAVACAFADLPPSYGPPAPAYHAPAPVGPAQYNFNYAVKDDYSGNDFGHQEARDGYDTKGTYYVQLPDGRLQKVTYYVNGDSGYVAEVSYQGEAYYPQTAKGYQPAPQVGYA
- the LOC136851351 gene encoding pro-resilin-like translates to YSLQVLILAAVAVASVFADSVPAYGHPAPSYHVPAGPAQYNFNYAVKDDYSKNDFGHQENRNGYDTKGTYYVQLPDGRLQKVTYYVNGDSGYVAEVSYQGEAYYPQPAKGYQPAPQVGYY